The following proteins are encoded in a genomic region of Pyrus communis chromosome 11, drPyrComm1.1, whole genome shotgun sequence:
- the LOC137749256 gene encoding NADH dehydrogenase [ubiquinone] flavoprotein 2, mitochondrial yields MLARLASNRLQEIRRIFTQPVRSFSTALNYHLDSPENNPDLPWEFSEANKQKAKEILSHYPSNYKQSAVIPLLDLAQQQHGGWLPVSAMNAVAKVIEVAPIRVYEVATFYSMFNRTKVGKYHLLVCGTTPCMIRGSRDIEAALLKHLGVKRNEVTKDGLFSVGEMECMGSCVNAPMITVADYSNGSEGYTYNYYEDVTPERVVEIVEKLKKGEKPPHGTQNPKRIMCGPEGGNTTLLGEPKPPPCRDLDAC; encoded by the exons ATGCTGGCTCGCCTCGCCTCCAATCGGCTCCAGGAGATCCGTCGGATTTTCACTCAG CCTGTCCGATCCTTCTCCACCGCCCTCAACTAC CATCTTGATTCGCCGGAAAACAATCCAGACCTACCATGGGAGTTCTCGGAAGCTAACAAGCAGAAG GCGAAAGAGATATTATCCCATTATCCATCCAACTATAAGCAGTCTGCAGTGATTCCTTTGCTGGATCTTGCACAGCAGCAGCATGGAGGGTGGCTCCCTGTTTCAGCAATGAATGCG GTAGCGAAGGTAATAGAAGTTGCACCTATACGTGTATATGAGGTTGCAACATTTTACTCAATGTTCAATCGGACTAAG GTGGGCAAGTACCACCTTTTGGTTTGTGGCACAACACCATGTATGATTCGTGGTTCACGAGACATTGAAGCAGCTTTACTGAAACATTTAGGAGTGAAGCGCAATG AAGTAACCAAGGATGGATTATTTTCTGTTGGAGAAATGGAATGCATG GGAAGCTGTGTGAATGCTCCCATGATTACAGTCGCTGATTACTCCAATGGATCAGAGGGATATACGTACAATTACTAC GAAGATGTTACTCCCGAGCGAGTTGTGGAAATAGTTGAGAAGTTAAAAAAGGGCGAGAAGCCACCG CATGGTACTCAGAATCCTAAGCGCATTATGTGCGGTCCAGAAGGAGGAAATACCACGTTGCTTGGTGAGCCCAAACCTCCTCCGTGCCGGGATCTTGACGCATGTTAA